A genomic window from Candidatus Methylacidiphilum fumarolicum includes:
- a CDS encoding ribonuclease D — MEQNKQLNLLSFSTTNRKVQWIEENNSLQEYLSILDPLKPIAIDIEGDSLHHYPEKLCVISLCQEGFLAVVDCLKGDLSSLWKMLSGCEWICHGMDYDLKMLRRAGCPQPQKIFDTHIAAKLCGFDSVGYADLVSLFFQVKLSKEHQKADWSRRPLPLSLVHYTAKDVLYLEKLKDILSKLLKSLGRSEWMEQSCERIRRKIEKSLSKPPYKDPERIEGFQKLDPFGQSILLEIQRWRQELALSKGIPPFKIIRTEDLIQISSISSQGESVLKIPAVKQLEKSIRYSLLQAIEKGKQNGPHKEPLVSKPFYFMDKESSKRFEELKNKRNKIASSLGLDPGLIASKALLSEMAMDPKTIRQRLIENDKLCPWQAELLGL; from the coding sequence ATAAGCAATTAAACTTGCTCTCTTTCTCAACCACGAATCGAAAAGTACAATGGATTGAGGAGAACAATTCGCTCCAAGAATATTTATCCATATTAGATCCTTTAAAACCAATCGCCATTGATATTGAGGGAGATAGTCTTCACCATTATCCAGAAAAACTTTGCGTTATTTCCTTATGCCAAGAGGGTTTTCTTGCCGTTGTCGATTGCTTAAAAGGCGATCTCTCGTCTCTTTGGAAAATGCTCAGTGGCTGTGAGTGGATTTGTCATGGAATGGATTATGATTTAAAGATGCTAAGAAGGGCCGGATGCCCTCAGCCACAAAAAATCTTCGATACCCATATCGCTGCTAAGCTTTGCGGATTTGATTCTGTTGGTTATGCTGATCTAGTTTCCCTATTTTTTCAAGTTAAATTGTCCAAAGAACATCAAAAAGCCGATTGGTCCAGAAGACCTTTACCCTTATCCCTTGTTCATTACACGGCCAAAGATGTCCTTTATCTTGAAAAACTTAAGGACATTTTATCAAAACTTCTTAAAAGTTTAGGAAGATCTGAATGGATGGAACAAAGCTGTGAAAGAATTCGAAGAAAAATTGAAAAATCTCTTTCTAAACCACCATATAAAGATCCTGAAAGAATCGAAGGATTTCAAAAACTCGATCCGTTTGGTCAATCTATTCTGCTTGAAATACAGCGATGGCGCCAAGAACTAGCCCTATCAAAAGGCATTCCGCCTTTTAAAATCATAAGAACTGAAGATCTCATTCAAATAAGTTCCATCTCCTCTCAAGGGGAATCAGTTTTAAAAATTCCTGCTGTTAAACAGCTAGAAAAAAGCATCCGTTATAGCCTATTGCAAGCGATAGAAAAAGGAAAACAAAATGGGCCTCACAAAGAACCGCTCGTCTCAAAACCGTTTTACTTCATGGATAAAGAATCTTCCAAAAGATTTGAAGAACTAAAAAACAAACGCAACAAGATTGCTTCTTCCCTTGGTTTAGATCCTGGTCTAATAGCTTCTAAAGCCCTTTTAAGCGAAATGGCCATGGACCCTAAAACGATTCGACAAAGATTAATTGAAAATGATAAGCTTTGTCCCTGGCAAGCGGAACTGTTGGGATTATAA
- a CDS encoding YebC/PmpR family DNA-binding transcriptional regulator has protein sequence MAGHSHWAKVKHQKGLSDIRKGKLFSKLSREISIAARIGGGDPAFNSRLRRAIATARDEGVPQENIIRAIQKGTGEISGSHYEEVLYEGYGPGGIAILVEAATDNRNRTTSEIRNLFSKYGGNLGAAGSVSWLFQRRGKILIEKDKCDFDKVFEVAVEAEAEEVQQKEGEIEVIAFPEKLDELLKCLEKAGIVVKSSQIVYLPKNSILLSDKETAKSLFRLLEVLEDQDDVQNVYANFDVPQEFLELN, from the coding sequence ATGGCAGGACATAGTCACTGGGCAAAGGTCAAGCATCAGAAAGGTTTATCTGATATAAGAAAAGGAAAGCTTTTTAGTAAGCTCTCCAGAGAAATTTCTATAGCGGCTCGAATTGGAGGAGGAGATCCAGCATTCAATTCGAGGCTTCGGAGGGCTATTGCAACTGCTCGTGATGAAGGGGTTCCTCAAGAAAACATCATTCGAGCCATCCAAAAAGGAACAGGAGAAATATCGGGGAGTCACTATGAAGAAGTGCTTTACGAAGGCTACGGCCCAGGAGGTATAGCCATTCTTGTTGAAGCAGCAACAGATAACCGAAACAGAACCACCTCCGAAATACGAAATCTTTTTTCTAAATATGGAGGCAATCTGGGTGCTGCTGGAAGCGTTAGTTGGTTGTTTCAAAGAAGGGGCAAAATTCTTATTGAAAAGGATAAATGCGATTTTGACAAGGTGTTCGAAGTAGCAGTAGAAGCTGAGGCTGAAGAAGTGCAACAAAAAGAGGGTGAAATTGAAGTGATTGCTTTTCCTGAGAAATTAGATGAACTGCTCAAGTGCTTGGAAAAGGCTGGAATTGTTGTTAAGTCTTCTCAAATAGTTTATTTGCCCAAAAATTCAATTCTTCTAAGCGATAAAGAAACAGCCAAATCCCTTTTTCGCCTTCTAGAAGTTCTTGAGGATCAAGATGATGTTCAAAATGTGTATGCCAATTTCGATGTGCCTCAAGAATTTTTAGAACTGAATTAA
- the alaS gene encoding alanine--tRNA ligase, which translates to MNSNEIRQSFLDFFKERGHTILPSASLVPESPNLLFTNAGMNPFVPIFLGKQKCPYVPPRVANSQKCLRAGGKHNDLEEVGYDTYHHTFFEMLGNWSFNDYFKNEAIHWAWELLTEVWKIPKERIYATVYKPAPEDPAEFDEDSFRIWFGLFQKSGLNPLVHIQFGSKKDNFWMMGETGPCGPCSEIHIDLTPEGNSEGTLINKNSPYCIEIWNLVFIQLDAKEDGSFSLLPSRHVDTGMGLERICAIFKGTSYFQKFDAPISNYNTDLFIPLIRKLEDISKISYKGTIPTENTVQDLTIRQDIAFRVIVDHLRAIAFAIADGILPSNLGRGHVLRRLLRRATRFGLVLGLKPPFLFELVDPLVQTMGHYYIELIDKQRRIEEVVSSEEELFAKTLSHGMAVFEEIKQKMLSENRKEILGKEAFILYDTYGFPLDLTQLLAKEHGFSVDTKGFEQYMEEQRQRSIVAHEEDIVSLTKTSEFVGYEELEAEAEVVALLSANRAIFDRTPFYAEMGGQVGDKGFILVDQKRIEVLDTIKSASGAHLHRLAFTDDLKPGSRVFLQVDKERRKNIAAHHTATHLLHWALRKVLGPETFQRGSYVGPDRLRFDFAHSGPLSKEELRAIEELINEKIELNDPVYWEEENYEKIKNNPSILQLFGEKYGEKVRIVSIGNYSKELCGGTHAKSTGELGYFKILGECGVSAGIRRIEAACGKALLKFLKAQAEEQDRKWNLLFSKDPSLRKLPKFTESLDFQSLIELFQRRSEEIAELEKDIREKEKQKAKKQEESFRLEAKSQVMELQARAEKFGSVPVIFYDCGIKPSSYLPILWNELNKRVEGIAVLSSRWEEKINFFVGISPSLTQKIQAKAVLSKILLPLEGKGGGSATIAQGGCKDKKDLNLNLIFEKARKAINEFLG; encoded by the coding sequence ATGAATTCGAATGAAATTCGACAAAGTTTTCTTGATTTTTTTAAAGAAAGAGGACACACAATCCTTCCTTCAGCCAGTCTTGTACCAGAATCCCCTAATCTTCTTTTTACTAATGCGGGAATGAATCCTTTCGTTCCCATTTTTTTAGGCAAACAGAAATGCCCCTATGTTCCTCCTCGAGTGGCCAACAGCCAAAAATGCCTCCGTGCGGGGGGAAAACATAACGATTTAGAAGAAGTTGGCTATGATACCTACCACCACACTTTTTTTGAAATGCTGGGGAATTGGTCCTTTAATGATTATTTTAAAAACGAAGCCATCCATTGGGCCTGGGAGCTTTTGACTGAAGTATGGAAAATTCCAAAAGAAAGGATTTATGCAACAGTTTATAAACCTGCCCCTGAAGATCCTGCTGAATTTGATGAAGACTCCTTTAGAATTTGGTTTGGGCTTTTTCAAAAATCCGGGCTTAACCCTCTTGTGCACATCCAGTTTGGGTCAAAAAAGGATAATTTTTGGATGATGGGAGAAACAGGACCATGTGGGCCCTGTTCGGAAATTCATATTGACCTTACGCCAGAAGGCAACTCTGAAGGAACTTTAATCAATAAAAACAGTCCCTACTGTATTGAAATATGGAATTTGGTCTTCATACAGCTGGATGCTAAGGAAGATGGATCCTTTTCTTTGCTTCCCTCCAGGCACGTAGATACAGGCATGGGACTAGAACGCATTTGTGCCATTTTTAAAGGAACCTCCTATTTTCAAAAGTTTGACGCTCCCATTTCTAACTACAATACAGACCTTTTCATTCCTCTTATTCGAAAACTAGAAGACATTTCAAAAATTTCCTATAAAGGCACCATTCCAACGGAGAATACCGTTCAGGACTTAACGATCCGGCAAGATATTGCTTTTCGGGTTATCGTTGATCACCTTCGTGCCATTGCCTTTGCTATTGCAGATGGCATCCTTCCAAGCAATTTGGGTAGAGGGCATGTCCTGCGAAGGCTTTTAAGAAGAGCCACTCGATTTGGTCTTGTTCTTGGACTAAAACCTCCTTTTCTTTTTGAACTCGTCGATCCCCTTGTCCAGACCATGGGACATTACTATATTGAGCTGATCGATAAACAACGACGAATTGAAGAAGTTGTTAGTTCTGAAGAAGAACTTTTTGCTAAAACTCTCTCCCATGGCATGGCTGTATTCGAGGAGATAAAGCAAAAGATGCTATCGGAAAACAGAAAAGAAATACTTGGTAAAGAGGCTTTTATTCTTTATGACACCTATGGTTTTCCCTTGGATTTAACTCAACTCCTCGCCAAAGAGCATGGCTTTAGTGTCGACACTAAAGGTTTTGAACAATACATGGAAGAGCAAAGACAAAGATCGATTGTAGCACACGAAGAAGACATTGTCAGCTTGACAAAAACCTCTGAATTTGTGGGCTATGAGGAGTTGGAAGCAGAAGCCGAAGTTGTCGCTTTGCTTTCTGCTAACCGTGCTATATTCGATCGTACTCCCTTTTATGCAGAAATGGGAGGGCAAGTAGGGGACAAAGGCTTTATATTGGTCGATCAGAAAAGAATTGAAGTGCTTGACACCATTAAATCGGCTAGTGGGGCTCATCTCCATAGACTGGCCTTTACTGACGATCTCAAACCGGGAAGTCGTGTATTCCTTCAAGTTGACAAAGAAAGACGAAAGAATATTGCCGCGCATCATACGGCTACTCATCTTCTCCATTGGGCATTGCGTAAAGTCCTCGGACCTGAAACTTTCCAAAGGGGCAGTTATGTAGGACCTGATAGGTTAAGATTCGATTTTGCTCATTCTGGCCCTCTCAGCAAAGAAGAACTTAGAGCAATCGAAGAGCTTATTAATGAAAAAATTGAGCTTAATGATCCAGTCTACTGGGAAGAAGAAAATTATGAAAAAATTAAAAATAACCCAAGCATTTTACAGCTCTTCGGTGAAAAATATGGGGAAAAGGTAAGGATTGTATCCATTGGGAATTATTCAAAAGAGCTATGCGGAGGAACGCATGCTAAATCAACCGGTGAATTAGGCTACTTTAAAATACTTGGTGAATGTGGAGTTTCTGCAGGCATTAGGAGAATAGAAGCAGCATGCGGCAAAGCTCTGTTAAAATTTTTAAAGGCACAGGCAGAAGAACAAGACAGGAAATGGAATCTGCTTTTCAGCAAAGATCCTTCTTTACGTAAGCTTCCAAAGTTTACAGAGTCGTTGGATTTCCAATCCTTGATTGAGCTCTTCCAGAGGAGGAGCGAAGAAATTGCTGAACTTGAAAAAGACATTCGAGAAAAAGAAAAACAAAAGGCAAAAAAACAGGAAGAATCTTTTCGATTGGAAGCCAAAAGTCAAGTAATGGAGCTCCAGGCTAGGGCAGAAAAATTTGGCTCGGTTCCAGTTATATTCTATGATTGTGGAATAAAACCTTCTTCCTATTTACCAATCCTCTGGAATGAGCTAAACAAAAGAGTCGAAGGCATAGCGGTGCTCTCTAGCCGGTGGGAAGAGAAAATTAATTTTTTTGTTGGGATTTCTCCTTCCTTAACCCAAAAGATACAAGCAAAAGCGGTCCTTTCAAAGATTCTCCTTCCATTGGAAGGAAAAGGAGGAGGGTCAGCCACCATTGCCCAAGGGGGTTGCAAAGACAAAAAAGATCTCAATCTAAATCTTATTTTTGAAAAAGCCCGAAAAGCTATTAATGAGTTTTTAGGATAA
- a CDS encoding DUF2905 domain-containing protein, which yields MQEIGKILVFLGIFLIVIGLIIGLGFGKGWIGRLPGDIKIEKGNFTFYFPLTTSILISIILSFIFWLIRK from the coding sequence ATGCAAGAAATCGGGAAAATTCTTGTTTTTCTTGGAATTTTTCTCATTGTTATAGGCTTAATCATTGGACTTGGATTTGGAAAAGGATGGATAGGCAGATTGCCTGGAGATATTAAAATTGAAAAAGGCAATTTTACTTTTTATTTTCCTCTTACTACTTCCATTCTTATTAGCATTATTCTAAGTTTTATTTTCTGGTTGATTAGAAAGTGA